A stretch of Tenrec ecaudatus isolate mTenEca1 chromosome 2, mTenEca1.hap1, whole genome shotgun sequence DNA encodes these proteins:
- the NDUFV3 gene encoding NADH dehydrogenase [ubiquinone] flavoprotein 3, mitochondrial isoform X2: MVADPDPDDLVLATHEGAPRALARKTLVDFPQQASSSFRKQGSDLDRHWGSTEVGQDSSSSSSSPSDSDSEEEERVSEVGPRAGSKGRGSFSASEASFNGRTPRVMTAAKEKSWSPTPTDSKTPYQATMKTRPQAEMNEGVQKQRVKEEQPQSVFGANDIDRESQAAAELKQDLPDRTGSRVATQLSPGPPRMAEDTGAEKQPQAALSEARGKSVEKQVPGPKWKVAFPQLEKENVEKPVGDLQAAAQTNEGDLEHRGAIGSLKTVPAPDEDAFDDKIAVLNSEAPSERLQDSTTQSADPDRIQEAEPAAAPAKPFDNTTYKNLQHHDYNEYTFLDLNLDLSKFRMPQPSSGRESPRH; encoded by the exons ATGGTAGCTGATCCTGACCCTGATGACCTCGTGCTGGCCACACATGAAGGGGCCCCGAGGGCTCTGGCGAGAAAGACCTTGGTGGACTTTCCTCAGCAAGCGTCGTCTTCTTTCCGAAAGCAGGGCTCTGACTTAGACAGGCACTGGGGAAGCACGGAAGTGGGACAGGATTCATCCTCATCTTCGTCCAGTCCTTCTGATTCGGATTCCGAGGAAGAAGAACGTGTCTCGGAAGTTGGCCCTCGGGCTGGGAGCAAAGGTCGTGGGAGCTTTTCAGCATCAGAGGCTTCCTTTAATGGCAGAACCCCCAGGGTTATGACAGCAGCCAAAGAGAAGTCTTGGTCCCCTACACCAACAGACTCAAAGACACCCTACCAGGCAACGATGAAAACACGTCCCCAAGCAGAAATGAACGAAGGTGTTCAGAAGCAACGTGTCAAAGAAGAGCAACCGCAGAGCGTATTCGGAGCAAATGACATCGATCGAGAAAGCCAAGCAGCAGCTGAGTTGAAGCAAGACTTACCTGACCGCACAGGTTCCAGAGTGGCTACACAGCTGAGCCCAGGGCCACCTCGAATGGCTGAAGACACGGGGGCAGAAAAACAGCCGCAGGCAGCACTTTCTGAGGCCAGAGGGAAGAGTGTGGAAAAACAAGTGCCAGGACCAAAATGGAAGGTGGCTTTTCCCCagttggaaaaagaaaatgtggagAAGCCGGTAGGAGACCTGCAGGCAGCTGCTCAGACTAACGAAGGCGATTTGGAACATCGGGGAGCAATAGGAAGTCTGAAGACCGTTCCTGCTCCGGACGAAGATGCTTTCGATGATAAGATAGCTGTACTAAACTCTGAGGCTCCGAGTGAGAGGCTTCAAGACTCGACAACTCAGTCGGCAGACCCCGACCGCATACAGG AGGCCGAGCCCGCTGCTGCCCCCGCCAAGCCCTTTGATAACACCACCTACAAGAACCTCCAGCACCATGACTACAACGAGTACACCTTCTTGGACTTGAACCTGGACCTTTCCAAGTTCAGAATGCCTCAGCCTTCTTCAGGACGCGAGTCGCCACGGCACTGA